Genomic window (Eriocheir sinensis breed Jianghai 21 chromosome 64, ASM2467909v1, whole genome shotgun sequence):
ggcttaaaaaaaaataataataatgaaaataaaagcctgctacttactgcccctgtTTTACTGAATGCCGCACTTGAGAGATAAAAATGAATCCTGGGAAACACCAACCGGAGAAGACTCACAAGTGTCGGGATGTATCAGGACACTCgacacccaaaattgacctctattttggcttcGGTTTACTtctatctattatgggagcggcgagtagcgggcttttatttatttttagtactctttttgttgcccttgagccatgtcCTCTCATGcagaaataaatcaataaataaatccaaGTCTGGTGCGCTGCGTTCCTGGCCAGACACTCAGTACTGGCGGATACAAGtgtgattaatgtgtgtgtgtgtgtgtttgtgtgttccagGCAAGATCCGCACCCAGATGGCTGAGACCGAGGAGATCAAGACTCCGCTGCAGCAGAAGCTTGACGAGTTTGGCGAGCAGCTGTCCAAGGTGATCTCCATCATCTGCGTGGCCGTGTGGGCCATCAACATCGGCCACTTCAACGACCCTGCCCACGGCGGCTCCTGGATCAAGGGCGCCATCTACTACTTCAAGATCGCCGTGGCCCTGGCCGTGGCCGCCATCCCCGAGGGCCTGCCGGCCGTCATCACCACCTGCCTGGCCCTGGGCACGCGCCGCATGGCCAAGAAGAACGCCATCGTGCGCTCCCTGCCCTCCGTGGAGACCCTGGGCTGCACCTCCGTCATCTGCTCCGACAAGACCGGCACGCTCACCACCAACATGATGTCTGTCTCCCGCATGTTCATCATGGACAAGGTCGAGGGCAACGACTGCAACCTGCTGGAGTTTGAGATCACCGGGTCCACCTACGAGCCCATCGGCGACGTGTTCCTGAAGGGCGGCAAGGTGAAGGGCGCGGACTTCGAGGGCCTGCAGGAGCTGGCCACCATCTCCTTCATGTGCAACGACTCCTCCATCGACTTCAACGAGTTCAAGAACATGTTTGAGAAGGTGGGCGAGGCCACGGAGACGGCCCTCATCGTGCTGGGCGAGAAGATCAACCCCTACAGCGTGGCCAAGGTGGGCCTGGACCGCCGCTCCGCTGCCATCGTGTCGCGCCAGGACATGGAGACCAAGTGGAAGAAGGAGTTCACGCTGGAGTTCTCCCGCGACCGCAAGTCCATGTCCTCCTACTGCACGCCCCTCAAGACCACCCGCCTGGGCGCCTCCGGGCCCAAGATGTTCTGCAAGGGTGCGCCCGAGGGCGTGCTGGACCGCTGCACACACGTGCGCGTGGGCACCCAGAAGGTGCCCCTCACGCCGGGCGTGAAGGAGAAGATCCTGTCCGTCACCCGCGACTACGGCTGCGGCCGCGACACCCTGCGCTGCCTGGCCCTGGCCACCATTGACGCCCCACAGAAGCCCGAGGACATGGACCTGGGCGAATCCAACAAGTTCTACACCTATGAGGTCAACATGACCTTCGTGGGCGTGGTGGGCATGCTGGACCCCCCCAGGACTGAGGTCAAGGACTCCATCCAGCTGTGCCGCGCCGCTGGCATCCGCGTCATCGTCATCACCGGCGACAACAAGGCCACGGCCGAGGCCATCTGCCGCCGCATCGGCGTGTTCAACGAGACTGAGGACACCACCGGCCTGTCCTACTCCGGCCGGGAGTTTGACGAGCTGTCCCCGGCGGAGCAGCAGGAGGCTTGCATGCGAGCCCGCCTCTTCTCCCGCGTGGAGCCGTTCCACAAGTCCAAGATCGTGGAGTACCTGCAGAACAAGAACGAGATCTCCGCCATGACTGGTGATGGCGTGAATGACGCCCCGGCCCTCAAGAAGGCCGAGATCGGCATTGCCATGGGCTCCGGCACAGCTGTGGCCAAGTCCGCCTCCGAGATGGTGCTGGCCGACGACAACTTCTCGTCCATCGTGGCGGCCGTGGAGGAGGGCCGGGCCATCTACAACAACATGAAGCAGTTCATCCGTTACCTCATCTCCTCAAACATCGGCGAGGTGGTGTCCATCTTCCTGACGGCCGCCCTGGGCCTGCCCGAGGCGCTCATCCCCGTACAGCTGCTCTGGGTCAACCTGGTGACTGACGGCCTGCCCGCCACGGCCCTGGGCTTCAACCCCCCTGACCTGGACATCATGGACAAGCCCCCCAGGAAAGCCGACGAGTCCCTCATCTCCGGCTGGCTGTTCTTCCGCTACATGGCCATCGGCGGCTACGTGGGCGCCGCCACAGTGTTCGCCGCCTCCTGGTGGTTCATGTACGACCCCACCGGCCCCCAGCTGAACTACTACCAGCTGTCCCACCACCTGTCCTGCCTTGGCGACCCAGAGAACTTCGAGGGCCTGGACTGCGGCATCTTCAGCCACCCGGCGCCCATGACCATGGCGCTGTCCGTGCTGGTCACCATCGAGATGCTCAACGCCCTCAACAGGTGACAGCCCcgccctcccctccaccaccctgGCCTGACCCTCCACCTCTTCTCAAGCTTGTCCGAGAACCACTCCATCTCCatccctcttctgtttctctcttctctccctctcctccttttctctccattccctctctctctctctctccctgtctttctctccctctctccctctcctccttttctctctttcctcttcgctccattccctctctctctctctccctctccttctttcctctctttcctcttcgctccattccctctctctctctctctctctctctctctctctctctctctctctctctctctctctctctctctctctctctctctctctctctctctctctctctctctctctctctctctctctctctcccacacacacatcatctatcaacacttccattcatccacctcctcctccccgcctccaccacccaccaacacactTTCCCCTCTCGTCCCCAGCTTGTCCGAGAATCAATCCTTGCTTGTGATGCCTCCGTGGGTCAACTTCTGGCTGCTGGCGGCTATGGCCCTCTCCATGACTCTTCACTTCATCATCCTCTACGTTGATATCCTTGGCGTGAGTAAAACCTGCCTCTGTGtacgggagggggggggtaagggtatatgagggagagggaggtatgtgtgtgtgggtgtatgggaaggatatgaggggagagggagagggaggtatgtgtgtgtctgggtgtgtggGAAGGATATGAGAGGGTACTGGAAGGGGTGTAGGGGTGTGTATGTTTACGGAAGGGGTgcgaaaggaggtggaagggactGTGGATGGGGTGCAGAATTGTGGAatatgtatgggtgtgtgtgtgtgtgtgtgtgtgtgtgtgtctgcaaaggatgtgtgtgtgtgtgtgtgtgtattaaaaaatatattagtatAAGATATGTTTAtgagatgtgtgtttgtgtgtgtgtgagagagagagaggaacccaAGACCCCAAACTAACACAGccccatatcacacacacacacacacacacactcacacacacacatgtaccatctcggcatgtgtgtgcgtgcgtgggtgcgtgtgtgtggtgggggcggCCTTGCAGACTGTGTTCCAGGTTATGCCTCTCACATGGAATCAGTGGTTTGCCGTAATGAAGATATCCCTGCCGGTCCTCCTCCTTGACGAGAGCCTCAAGTTCCTGGCCCGCAACTACACTGATGGTGAGCGCTCCCCCCTCTCAGGCTGCCAATGGATAATCCTTGCCTGGGCTGGGTACTTTGCATACCTCCGGGCAGACCCTTTTTAAGCGTGTGACCTCTGAGTTTACCTGTGTTCTCCGCCCTCCCTCCGCCCGACTCCACCCCTTCCgctcccgcccgcccgccctccgcccgcctccatgtgtgTGGTTTATACTGATTTGAGTGATGGTGTGGTTGAGTGCCTGGTTGAGTGATTgggttgattttttttaatgttttttgggggggatttTATGTATGGTTCCCTTGATGccagtgttactactactactactactactactactactactactactactactactactactaccctcctcctcctcctcctcctcctcctttagctaAATTTTATGATATTGtcaattttttcttttaattttcttatgataaattttaactactactactactactactactactactactactactactactatcctcctccttcttcttcttcttcttcttcttcttcttcttctccttccttgtttatatttatcaatctatttattatttatttatttattattgacatTCAGTAttgactccttcctcctcctccttcctcctcctcctccttcctcctcctcctcctcctcctcctcctccttctccttcacctcctttccctaaGTTATGGAAaaattgtcagagagagagagagagagagagagagataggaccccccctccccccttccctaccccccaaaacaatccccctcccccccaccctttcCCATgtacagaaaaagagaagagagagaaaaattaaagaaaatcagatgagagagagagagagagagagagagacgattgcTTTCTTGAGGCTCAGCTGTTACCCTGCTGTTGCTGTCGCTGCcacgtgtgtgcgtatgtgtgtgtgtgtgtgtgtgcttgtgtgcgcGTGTGGGGTGTACATAAGCCCTGTAGTAGTGTTTTTAATGGGGGGAGAATGGGgtgaggtgacacacacacacacacacacacacacacacatcttgatttgcgatgatgtgtgtgtgtgtgtgtgtgtgtgtacataaatacgtacacacacagacacacgcgcgCACATGTATAATGATTGTAAATACAGATATATACGCtggtttgtggtgtgtgtgtgtgtgtatatgtgtgtgtgtgtgtgtgtatattgagattatatatgtgtgtgtgcgtgtgtgtgtatatatgagtgtgtgcgtgtgtgcgttttgTGTGCGTACCACCATCGCTGTTTTTCTTACTCTcacggaaaagaggaaaagaaaaaaaaattatgagtgtgaaacaaacaaacaaacaaacaaacaaacaaactcacagaACGTTGAGTAGAGGAAAACAAACGGACGAACGAACGGACCAGCGCGGCTCGGACAGGACATTGCCGACGCttcagaagggaaaaaaaaaacaaaaaaaaaacagtgaccaaggaaaagaaaattaagaaaaaaaaaattcaatctgTGCCTTTTTAAAAttactccaaaaaaaa
Coding sequences:
- the LOC126987285 gene encoding calcium-transporting ATPase sarcoplasmic/endoplasmic reticulum type-like isoform X1 — protein: MEDAHCYTFEEVCSKFGVKTETGLTESQVKDHQAKYGPNELPAEEGKTLLQLILEQFDDLLVKILLLAAIISFVLACFEEGEETVTAFVEPFVILLILIANAIVGVWQERNAESAIEALKEYEPEMGKVVRANKAGVQKIRAREIVPGDVVEISVGDKIPADLRLLKIYSTTLRIDQSILTGESVSVIKHTDAIPDPKAVNQDKKNILFSGTNVAAGKARGVVIGTGLATAIGKIRTQMAETEEIKTPLQQKLDEFGEQLSKVISIICVAVWAINIGHFNDPAHGGSWIKGAIYYFKIAVALAVAAIPEGLPAVITTCLALGTRRMAKKNAIVRSLPSVETLGCTSVICSDKTGTLTTNMMSVSRMFIMDKVEGNDCNLLEFEITGSTYEPIGDVFLKGGKVKGADFEGLQELATISFMCNDSSIDFNEFKNMFEKVGEATETALIVLGEKINPYSVAKVGLDRRSAAIVSRQDMETKWKKEFTLEFSRDRKSMSSYCTPLKTTRLGASGPKMFCKGAPEGVLDRCTHVRVGTQKVPLTPGVKEKILSVTRDYGCGRDTLRCLALATIDAPQKPEDMDLGESNKFYTYEVNMTFVGVVGMLDPPRTEVKDSIQLCRAAGIRVIVITGDNKATAEAICRRIGVFNETEDTTGLSYSGREFDELSPAEQQEACMRARLFSRVEPFHKSKIVEYLQNKNEISAMTGDGVNDAPALKKAEIGIAMGSGTAVAKSASEMVLADDNFSSIVAAVEEGRAIYNNMKQFIRYLISSNIGEVVSIFLTAALGLPEALIPVQLLWVNLVTDGLPATALGFNPPDLDIMDKPPRKADESLISGWLFFRYMAIGGYVGAATVFAASWWFMYDPTGPQLNYYQLSHHLSCLGDPENFEGLDCGIFSHPAPMTMALSVLVTIEMLNALNSLSENQSLLVMPPWVNFWLLAAMALSMTLHFIILYVDILGTVFQVMPLTWNQWFAVMKISLPVLLLDESLKFLARNYTDGERSPLSGCQWIILAWAGYFAYLRADPF
- the LOC126987285 gene encoding calcium-transporting ATPase sarcoplasmic/endoplasmic reticulum type-like isoform X2, which produces MEDAHCYTFEEVCSKFGVKTETGLTESQVKDHQAKYGPNELPAEEGKTLLQLILEQFDDLLVKILLLAAIISFVLACFEEGEETVTAFVEPFVILLILIANAIVGVWQERNAESAIEALKEYEPEMGKVVRANKAGVQKIRAREIVPGDVVEISVGDKIPADLRLLKIYSTTLRIDQSILTGESVSVIKHTDAIPDPKAVNQDKKNILFSGTNVAAGKARGVVIGTGLATAIGKIRTQMAETEEIKTPLQQKLDEFGEQLSKVISIICVAVWAINIGHFNDPAHGGSWIKGAIYYFKIAVALAVAAIPEGLPAVITTCLALGTRRMAKKNAIVRSLPSVETLGCTSVICSDKTGTLTTNMMSVSRMFIMDKVEGNDCNLLEFEITGSTYEPIGDVFLKGGKVKGADFEGLQELATISFMCNDSSIDFNEFKNMFEKVGEATETALIVLGEKINPYSVAKVGLDRRSAAIVSRQDMETKWKKEFTLEFSRDRKSMSSYCTPLKTTRLGASGPKMFCKGAPEGVLDRCTHVRVGTQKVPLTPGVKEKILSVTRDYGCGRDTLRCLALATIDAPQKPEDMDLGESNKFYTYEVNMTFVGVVGMLDPPRTEVKDSIQLCRAAGIRVIVITGDNKATAEAICRRIGVFNETEDTTGLSYSGREFDELSPAEQQEACMRARLFSRVEPFHKSKIVEYLQNKNEISAMTGDGVNDAPALKKAEIGIAMGSGTAVAKSASEMVLADDNFSSIVAAVEEGRAIYNNMKQFIRYLISSNIGEVVSIFLTAALGLPEALIPVQLLWVNLVTDGLPATALGFNPPDLDIMDKPPRKADESLISGWLFFRYMAIGGYVGAATVFAASWWFMYDPTGPQLNYYQLSHHLSCLGDPENFEGLDCGIFSHPAPMTMALSVLVTIEMLNALNSLSENQSLLVMPPWVNFWLLAAMALSMTLHFIILYVDILGTVFQVMPLTWNQWFAVMKISLPVLLLDESLKFLARNYTDALEGRN